A segment of the Candidatus Hydrogenedentota bacterium genome:
ACGCATAAGACCCACCCTCTCCTGTTAAATAAGTCGACTGCAACCCAGACCTTGGTGGCACTGTAAAGCGGGGAGGTTCCGTTGGTCAAGGGAAAATATGCGAAATGCGATAATCACGTTTTTCTTGTTCACGGAAGCATGGGGGACGATGCGAGTCCCTGTGCGCGCGGCGAACAGCGTCGGCAATTCTTGACGGTTGACGGTGCTCGTTTTACAATTGACGACCGGTACGCAAACGGCGCACGCGAGAACGCGGATTTCGCCGAGTTGCGCGGAGGACGGTATGGCACAGACGGCAGATGCGTTGTTCGAGCGGCTCGAATCCGCCTTATCCGATTGGGCATCAGACGTCGAGTCTACGCACGAGCATCTTGCCGGCCGTCTCGCCTCGGCGCGGGAGCGAGCCGGTTCGGCGCCGGAGCGCGAGGCCGAACTCGACCAGGTGGTGACGGCGCTTCAGTCCAATAAGGCGCAGTTCTCGTCGCTCCAGGAAGCGTTGCGACAGTGTACCGATGCCGTAAAACAGGCGCTTGAGCGCACGGAAGAACTCGATAAGGCGTATGCGCTTTTGGAAGAGGATGTTCGCGGGCTCAAGCATATCGCCATCCACACCGGCGGCACGCAGGCGGACTTCGAGGGTATCGTTCCGGACACCTCGGCTGACACAGTACACGAATTGCGCGTCCTTCTCGAGGAACAGCGCGACCGCGTGGTTCGTCTCGAGCAGCACGTCGCCAACGCGGAGCCTTCTGGGGGACCCACCCAACAGCAGTGGTCCCGGCTCGAGCGTGACTTTGCGCGCCTGCGCGGGGAAGTGAACCGGTTGCGCAGCGCGGAGCCAGGTACCCCGGATCGTTCGGGCGGGTACGCCGCGGTGTTTGACGAGGTTGCCGAACCGGATGTCATCGATCTGGATTTGACCGGCTTCGATAAGGCAGGGCGCCGCAGGCGCATGGGAGAGATGCTAATCGAGGCGGACGTCCTGAGCGAGGCGCAGCTTGATCGCGCGCTGGCAATTCAGCAGGAGCAACCGCAGCGCAGGCTGGGTTCGATTCTCATCGAATTGGGATACACCGAGGCGGATGTTATCGCGCAGGTGCTCGCGTCGCAGGCGCGCGTGCCGTTTGTGCGACTGGAAAAGGACGAACCCGATCCGGCGGCGGTACGCCTGGTCACCGAACGGCTTGCCGCCCACCATGTGTGCATTCCGTTACGGATCGAAGAAGACCGCTTGGTCCTTGCCATGGCGAACCCTATGGACCTCATTGCCATCCAGGACATCGAACACGCGACGGGCCGCAGTGTCGATCCGGCGGCGGCAAGCGCGGACAGCATTGCGCAGGCTATCAAAGCCTACTACGGCGTCGAGGCGCGATAGGTGCTTTGGTACGGCGTATTCGCCGTGATTGCGATGGTGGCGTTGTACGCGGTGCATCGGCTTCTCCTGTGGATGGAAGAGCGCGGCTGGGTCTACTACTGGCACAAAAGCGGCACCGGAAACGCCGGGAATGTGCTGATGCCAATCCAGGCGATATATCAGCCGGAAGTGAACTACGTGCTCGAAGAGCGGGTGCGCAACCAAACTGAAGCGGAAGAGGACGAGTCTGGCGAACCGCCAAGGCTCGATGACGACCAATAATCGTAAGGGAATAGGGGCTGAAGTAATGAGTCACGGAACCGTAAATCGCAGGCAATTTCTACAATCCACCGCGGTGATTGGCGGCGCGCTCACCGCATCCGCTGCCGAGGATGCCAAGCAACCGGCGAAAGAGTATCAGGACAAATCGAGTCCGTGGCCTGTCGTGCTCAATGCGAGCACGATTCGGCCGTGCCCGTCGAAGGACAAGATTCGCATTGCCGCGGAATGCGGATACGACGGGATCGAATTGTGGATGACCGACCTCGAATCATTGGAGCAGGAGGGGCACAAGCTCGAAGACATCGCGAAGGAGATTAAGGACCGCGGGTTGTTTGTGCCGAACGTTATCGGCCTTTGGGACGGCATGCCGGCAACGCAGGAGGAGTGGGAAAAGTCCCTGGAAAAAACGCGCGACCGCATGCGCATGGCGTCCGCGGTGGGATCGATCCATGTGGCCGCGTTGCCGTTTCCCGATCGCGAAGATTTCGACATGGCGTGGGGGACAGACCGCTACCGCGATCTGCTTCATATCGGGCGGGACAACTATAATCTCGCGGTGACGATGGAGTTCATCGGCTTTGTCAAAGGCGTGCATCGCCTCGGCCAGGCGTGTTGTATCGCGGTGGACAGCAACGAACCAACCGCGACAATTCTGCCCGACACGTTTCATCTGTATCGCGGCGGTTCCGGGTTCAACGGGATCAAGCATCTTCAACCGGAATTCATCGCCGACTTCCACTGGAACGACGTGTCCGCCGCGACGCCACAGTTCGAGACGCGCGACAAGGACCGCGTCATGCCCGGCGACGGGATCCTGCCGCTGACGCAGTGTCTTAAAGACTTGCTCGAGATCGGCTATACGGGCCCGCTGTCCCTCGAAATCTTCAACGAAGAATATTGGAAGATGGACCCGAAAGTTGCCGCCACGATCGGCGTTGAGAAAATGCGCGCGAATATCGCGACGGCATTTGCGTAAATAGATTGCACGAAGGCCGGCGCATAAGACGCGCCGGCCTTCGCTTTTGTTGCACACCCTACGCGCTCGGCTTCGCGTTGGGTCAACGGGTAGCTAACGACTCGCAACATTAATTCGTGAGCCGGGACATTCCATATTCATGCGGTAAATTCCCGTGCGTGCGGTCATGTAAAGCGTGCGGCCATCTACTCCGCCCCACGCATAGTTTGCCGGCAACTCCGGACCCACAATCATTCCCAGGTGTTTGCCTTCGGGCGAGATTACCCATGTACCGCCGGGGCCGGAAACGAAAAGATTGCCCTTTGCATCGACTTCCAGCCCGTCGAGCGCCTCTTCGCCACTTCCGTGTTGCATATCGAAAAACAACTTTCCATTTCTCAACATGCCGTCCGATTGCACCTCGTAGCGCATGAGTACTTTCTTCGTTTCGTCCCAGTTCGCGACATACAGGTACTTTTCGTCGGGCGAAAACGCCACACCATTTGGCCCGCGCAAGTCACTGACCACTTCCTTCAATTCGCCATTGATAAGGCAGAACACCGGCGTATTCGGCAGCTCCTTCTTGGGGTCGTCGTAAAACTTCGGCAAACCAAACGGCGGATCCGAAAAATAAAGCGCGCCATCGCTGCGGTAGATCAAGTCGTTTGGGCTGTTCAACCGCTTGCCCTGATACCGATCCGCGAGCACCGTCAACACGCCATTCTTCTCAATCCGCGTGACGCGACGGTTGCCGTGTTCGCAGATCGTCAGCCGGCCCTGCGCATCCAATCCCAATCCGTTCGATCCAGGCTGGCGGTATGCATGGATGTCCGCACCGGTGTAACCGCTGTTCGGGCGGTACACGTTCACGTCGCCTTCGGGCGTCACGCGATAAATCACATTCATATTCGGATCGCTGCACAAGAGATACCCATCTGGATGCCAGACCGGCCCTTCGGTGAACACGAATCCGTCAGCAACCTTCTCCAGCACCGCATTCGTTGGAACTATGGAATCGATAGCAGGGTCGATCCGATTAACCGTGACATCGACCTTCTTCGCACGGCTCCACCGGCCCGGCGTGTAAAAGCTGAGCGTTGCAGACCGCATCCAGATGTACGTTTCCGGGTGCGTCGAGACGGGACCGTTCATCGCAAACACAGCAATCTGGAACTGCTCTCCTGCCCTCGCATCGCGCGTCAGCACGACGCGGTTCGGCGCGTTCCAGCCCGCGGCGACAGTCCCGCCACTTTGACCTTGCGCAAAAGGTAGTTTGCCGTCGACCCAAACCTCGGCGTAGTCGTCTACCACGGTCTCGAATACCGCGACCGAACCGGTCGGGTCGAAATCGCGCGCCGCCTGAGGAATCGTCACCTTGATTCGGTACCACGCAAAACTGAGTTTCCCGTTCCCGCGCCGGTCGTGAAGCGCCTCGGGATCGACAGTCATCCACCCACTGTCATCAAAGCCCTTGCCGTGGGCGGCCGGTGTGAAGTCATTTGTCTTGTTCGGTGCGCCGCTGGCTTTAAGGTCAGCGCCGACACCGCGATGGTCGATTTCGCCGATTGTCACGTCGCTGTAGCGCCACGCGCCTTTAACGCGATCGACGCCCGCCTTCGTCTGCAAATCAATAATGGACTCGGGTAGGTTTGCAGGGGCGTTTCCCGCGGCGTGCCCGCTGACCGTGCAGATCAGTGAAACTAGCACGGCGAGGAAGTGTTGGTTTCTTGCTTTCATTGTGTTCTGTCCTGCATGTTGGAGCGTGGTTGGAGTGCGGTAGTGCCGCTACCGCACTCCGAATTCTCGCTATTTCCCGTACTTCTGCACGAGACCCGGCCAGTTCGCCTGTGCCTTCGCGTAGTTGCCGGCCGCGTCCTGGTTGAAGAGGTCGTAGGCCTTCTTCGTGTGTTGCAGCACGAGGCGCCCATCCTGAATCTGCCAGTACTTCGGATTGATCGGCGACACCTTGTTGATCGATGCCGCGTATCCGCAAAAACCACCGAACTGCGGCACGTACTTGCTCGGGTTATCTTCAAACTTGTATCGATGATCCTGCGAAACAAAGTGGTAAAGTGCGCCGTTGTACGTAGACTCGAATTCCTTCTTGCCCTTCATCGGACTGCCTTCGAGGAAGTACGCAACCGGGTCGTATCCCTGGATGGCGACGCCTTTACGGTCCGTGTTGATTAGGTCCTTCGGGCCGATTCCGTTCTTCGCGACGAGGCCGGGCCAGTTTGTGTCGGCCTTTGCGAGATTGCCGTTGAGGTCTTCGTTCCACTTGTCGAGGGCCTTTTGGTTGTGTTGCAGCACGAGGCGGCCATCGAGCACTTGCCAGAAGTTTGGATTGATCGGCGAGATACGGTTGATGGACGCGGCGTATCCGCAGTAGCCGCCGAATTGCGGCTCGTATTTCCCGGGCGCGGCGTCGAACAGATCCTTGTGTTCCGCCGATGCGAAGTAATAGGTCGCGTGCTTATGCTCGCTCTTCCATTTCGGGTTGCCCTTCGCGGGCTTCTGATCCGTGAAGTAAGCGACGGGATCATAGCCCTGCAACGCGACGCCGCTCTTGTCGCGGCTAACGAGGAAGCGTTCATCACTCGTTGTCGTGCCCGACCTGGAGGACTCCATCGACGTCTGCGTCGGCGCGTCCGAGTCTTGCGAGCGGCCCACGCTCGGCGCGGACACGGCCTTTGCACCGACCATAGCGATCTCTTCATCTTGTTGCGCGCTGGACGCAC
Coding sequences within it:
- a CDS encoding heme-binding protein, which encodes MESKAKTWSLTVALATISIAAGAQIMEKHVLTLEGAKTAISAAEAEAKRLGVGGAIAVVDDGGNLLNFVRIDGTFAAGANVSIDKARTAAMFKKPTKAFEDIINNGRFTMTALPDFTPLQGGVPISVGDRVVGAIGMSGASSAQQDEEIAMVGAKAVSAPSVGRSQDSDAPTQTSMESSRSGTTTSDERFLVSRDKSGVALQGYDPVAYFTDQKPAKGNPKWKSEHKHATYYFASAEHKDLFDAAPGKYEPQFGGYCGYAASINRISPINPNFWQVLDGRLVLQHNQKALDKWNEDLNGNLAKADTNWPGLVAKNGIGPKDLINTDRKGVAIQGYDPVAYFLEGSPMKGKKEFESTYNGALYHFVSQDHRYKFEDNPSKYVPQFGGFCGYAASINKVSPINPKYWQIQDGRLVLQHTKKAYDLFNQDAAGNYAKAQANWPGLVQKYGK
- a CDS encoding sugar phosphate isomerase/epimerase, which encodes MSHGTVNRRQFLQSTAVIGGALTASAAEDAKQPAKEYQDKSSPWPVVLNASTIRPCPSKDKIRIAAECGYDGIELWMTDLESLEQEGHKLEDIAKEIKDRGLFVPNVIGLWDGMPATQEEWEKSLEKTRDRMRMASAVGSIHVAALPFPDREDFDMAWGTDRYRDLLHIGRDNYNLAVTMEFIGFVKGVHRLGQACCIAVDSNEPTATILPDTFHLYRGGSGFNGIKHLQPEFIADFHWNDVSAATPQFETRDKDRVMPGDGILPLTQCLKDLLEIGYTGPLSLEIFNEEYWKMDPKVAATIGVEKMRANIATAFA
- a CDS encoding SMP-30/gluconolactonase/LRE family protein produces the protein MRSATLSFYTPGRWSRAKKVDVTVNRIDPAIDSIVPTNAVLEKVADGFVFTEGPVWHPDGYLLCSDPNMNVIYRVTPEGDVNVYRPNSGYTGADIHAYRQPGSNGLGLDAQGRLTICEHGNRRVTRIEKNGVLTVLADRYQGKRLNSPNDLIYRSDGALYFSDPPFGLPKFYDDPKKELPNTPVFCLINGELKEVVSDLRGPNGVAFSPDEKYLYVANWDETKKVLMRYEVQSDGMLRNGKLFFDMQHGSGEEALDGLEVDAKGNLFVSGPGGTWVISPEGKHLGMIVGPELPANYAWGGVDGRTLYMTARTGIYRMNMECPGSRINVASR